A region of the Bacillus sp. NP247 genome:
AACCAATTTGCATTTTTAAAATGAATGAGGGAGTTTTTTTATATGTCTACGAATAAAAAATTGCCAAAATATCGACAAATAATAGACTATATGACAGAAAAAATTGAAAACGGAGAATGGCCAATTGGAAGTAAGATTCCTAGCCAGCGACAGTTAGCAAAATTATTTCATGTAAATCGCAGTACTATAATAACTGCGCTAGAAGAACTTATGGCAGATGGTTTAATTCAAGGAAAAGTTGGAGCGGGAACAATTGTAATGAATAATACATGGTCATTATTAGCGACTAATCCCCCGCCTGATTGGAGTGAATATGTGAAAGCCGGTATTCATAAACCAAGCAAGGTAATGGTTCGAGAAATTAATGAAGCAGAAGCAAACAAAAAATTCATTCATCTTAGTAAAGGAGAACTTGCACCTCATCTTTTCCCGTTAGAAACCATGCAATTCATTATGCGAAACGTATGTGAGGAGCTAGACTATTTCGGGTACGAGGAACAAAAAGGATATTTTCCTTTACGTGAAGCAATAAGTAATTATGTAAAATCATTTGGAATCAATACATCACCAAGTTCTATATTAATAGTCTCTGGTGCATTGCAGGCATTACAATTAATAGCAATCGGTCTATTACATAGAGAGTCAACTGTTTTACTTGAACAACCTTCTTACTTATATTCACTTCATGTATTTCAGTCGGCTAATATTCACCTTTCTGGAATACATATGGATCAACACGGCATTGTTCCTAATGACTTATTAAGACGAATTAATTATAGTCAAAAGAAAAATATTTTATATTCGATTCCTTGTTTTCAAAATCCAACGGGTGTATTAATGTCCAAAGAGCGACGAGAAGAAATACTAAAAATTTGCGAAAAGGAACAATTGCCTATCATTGAAGATGATATTTATCGTGAGTTATGGATTGATGAACTACCTCCACCTCCATTAAAATCAATGGATAAACACGGACATGTATTATATATTGGTAGTCTCTCTAAAACGCTTAGTCCAGGACTTAGAATTGGTTGGATTATCGGACCAGAGCCAGTTATTGATAGATTATCAGACATAAAAATGCAAACAGACTATGGATCGAGTTCTTTATCTCAAAGAGTTGCTGCAGAATGGTTAAGTAAAGGTTTTTATGAAGAACACGTTGCGAACGTAAGGATCCACCTGAAAGAGCGAAGACGAATGATGGTACAAGCTTTAGACAAGTATTGTGCAGACATAGCAACTTGGGATATCCCAAGTGGTGGATTTTTTATATGGCTAACGGTTGTACCTAACATTCCAATGAAAAAACTATTTTCAGAGGCACTATCAAAGGGAGTACTTTTAAACCCAGGACGTATTTATGAAGAAGAATCGGATCAGTGCATACGCTTATCGTATGGATATGCTTCCACTGAACAAATTGCTCAAGGTATTTATATATTAAGTAATTTGATTCGTAAGTTAATGGCATAATAAAAATCCTCTTTTATATAAAGAGGATTTTTTGTGTACCTTATTTACCACAATCTCATTTCCTGTCCTAATAAAATAAGTTCTTCATAAGGATCTCCGTCAATTTTTAATACTTGTGTAAAAGCCGGTTCTGTTTTTATGCCTTGTTCTTTTAATTGGATGATTTTTTTTCTAATATGGGGATGCTGCATTAATAGCATGTGCTCCACTATCATATGTTTATATGCATTTTGGTTACGCACTGGCCGCGGTTGACCAAATAATTCGAATTCAAAACCTTCAAATTGAAAATTCACCTTTATTGTTAAGATATTTTTAAAGTTTTTCTTTTTCATTTCAAATCCTTCGTATGAGCCATACAATGATCTAATTTCCTGTTCAAAAAAATCATAATTATGTACTTCCATTACAATGTCTAAGTCAGAATGAAGGGTATCAATTCTAATAGGGATTGTCCCGCAAAGTACAGGGCTATATAAAGCTAAATCCTCCATTATGTTTAGTTTATTCATAACGTCGTAAACTTTTTGTTGCTTATCATTCCCAGATTGTAAATATGTAATAGATGTAAACATAGAAGTCTCTCCTTCATTTAACGTAATACTCGTCTCACTAAATTTGAGAAAAAATTTAATCATTCCATTTTGTTCTAGGAGTACCTATATTTCAATATATTAAGCCGAACTAACTATATTTTTCAACTTTTCTCCTATACTGCAATACTATAAAAAAAAAGGAGGAACTTTCATGAGCATTTTCAACATTCTTTTGACCATACACATATTATTTGGAACCATATGTTTAATTACTGGTATTGTAGCGATGGTTGCTCAAAAAAAGAAAGGAAAACATACGGAATGGGGCGAAATATATCATGCATCGTATGTTGTCATCACCCTTACTGCAATACTATTATCCATTATAAACTGGGATAAAATCGCATATTTATTTTATGTAGCAATTTTCTCTTATTCATTTGCAATTTATGGCTACCTTGCAAGAAAAAAGCGTTGGAAAAATTGGATTCGCCACCATATTAGAGGTATGTTAGGCTCTTATATCGGTGCGGTAACTGCGCTTTTAGTAAACGTCGGCATTCATATTCCAATTATTAATTTACTGCCGCCTATATGGTTTTGGTTTTTACCTACCTTAATTGGCATTCCTCTCGTAGCCAGTGTATCAAAAAAATATAAAAAACAGAGGAAAAATTAGTTACATTTTGATTACTTTCTAGTTCATTTTTATTCCATGTTTCCTATGATATAATGGGTTGTATTGTTTTTTACCATCTAAATTAAATATAGGAGGATTTTAATGATACTATCACAAGATAAAAACATTAAACTAGCGATACATGGAATTACTTTATTATCTTTCTTGGCCTTTTTCCTCTTTGGTAATACACTTTTCTTTATACCGCTCATACTTTATTTCGTTTTCAAATCACAAAGTATAAAAGAAATGAATCTAGAATCAGCCCTTTTCCAATTTGGAGTATGGCTCGCTGTATTTCTTTGGAACTTCGTAGTAGTCCGTACACTCATGCTTTCCTTATTACACATTGACTTGAGTACAAATTCCTTATTTGTTATTTTTGGAACAATTCCACTATATATAATACTTTTAGCTGCTGTAATTTTAGGACCACTTAAAGGGATTTTATATGAATTACAAAATAAAGAGTTTCATTATCCTATTGTTTCACGATGGGTGCATAGAACTAAATAAAAAGAATCCAATATTTTTATTGGATTCTTTTTGGTCTCTCTTTTGCATAGTTATTTAAACTTCGGCTCAAGGTATTTAATTATGTTACCGTCAGGAAAACAGCTGTACATCATTTCCTAGCGGGGGCTTCTTTTTACTTATGATTTTTTAAATCCAATATTGACTGCAAACGATCTGGATAATTAGTAAACATCCCATCGACGCCCCAAGAAAGTAATTTTTTCATATCTTTTTCATTATCTACTGTAAATGGATGAACTTCTAATTCATATTTCTTTATTTTTTTAACATAAGCTGCATCAATATATTTGTAGTTCATGCCAAGACCCATGCAGTATGTTTTATACTTTTCTATTTCTGATTCTGTTAATTGAACTGATTTTTTATATGATAATAATTGTACTAGCGGTATATTGGTATTTAAATTATGAATCTTTCGCAGACTTTCTTCACTAAATGATTGAATAATAGCTTTATCATTTATTTGGTAGCGATTTATAATTTCTAATAGTTTTTCTTCCATTCCAGGATATTCATCTGGTGATTTTGTTTCGATATAATAGTTAGCATTATGTCCAAACGTTTCAATAATTTCTTCTAGTGTTGGAACTTTAGCATCTTCAAATTCTTTTTTTGCTAAATTTGGATGCTTTTTATTGAAAAAAGAACCTGCATTTAGTTTCTTTATTTCTTCTAATGTATGTTCTTTAACTAATCCCATACCGTTAGTTGTACGGTTTAATGTTTCATCATGCATAGCTATTAAATGTCCATCTTTTGTCATTTGAAGATCTATTTCTATGTAATCACCCTTTAATTGTCGCCCTAATTTATAAGCTGCTATTGTATGTTCTGGTGCATATGCAGAAGCACCTCTATGTGCAATGTTTTTTATATGATTTGATTGATTAGTAGCTTTTATATAATTATGTTCATTTACTTGTTGAAAAACAAAGATGCTTATTACTATGAAGAAACAAATGATTGTAATTAGAGATATTTTGTTCATAACAGTATGTTAACTCCTATATTTAAAACAATTTGACTTGATCATTTACTCAAATAAATGACGATTTTCAAAAACAGTCATTTGTCCTACAGCTTGAAAGCCGGATTTTTTATAAATATTTATTCCATCAGGTGAAGCTTGTAATACACAATACGTATTTTTTAGTTGTTTAGCTTCTTGCAGCAAGAAATTAAACATAGTAGAGCCGAATCCTTGTCCTCTCATATCTTCTTTAGTCGCTATATCATAAATACCGACACTATCTTTCGTACATACTAAAGAGCCAGCCGATACGACCTCACCTTTATAAAGACCTAAGTATAGTTTCATGTCATCACTATTCCATAAATCTAAAGAAGAAATTTGATTATAGTATGCTTGAACGTGAATACCTTCTGCTGATGTACCGAATAGATCTGCTAACGTTTCGCCAAATTGTTGTATTTGTTCTGGCGATGTTGCATTTTGT
Encoded here:
- a CDS encoding DUF2306 domain-containing protein, which codes for MSIFNILLTIHILFGTICLITGIVAMVAQKKKGKHTEWGEIYHASYVVITLTAILLSIINWDKIAYLFYVAIFSYSFAIYGYLARKKRWKNWIRHHIRGMLGSYIGAVTALLVNVGIHIPIINLLPPIWFWFLPTLIGIPLVASVSKKYKKQRKN
- a CDS encoding glycerophosphodiester phosphodiesterase — encoded protein: MNKISLITIICFFIVISIFVFQQVNEHNYIKATNQSNHIKNIAHRGASAYAPEHTIAAYKLGRQLKGDYIEIDLQMTKDGHLIAMHDETLNRTTNGMGLVKEHTLEEIKKLNAGSFFNKKHPNLAKKEFEDAKVPTLEEIIETFGHNANYYIETKSPDEYPGMEEKLLEIINRYQINDKAIIQSFSEESLRKIHNLNTNIPLVQLLSYKKSVQLTESEIEKYKTYCMGLGMNYKYIDAAYVKKIKKYELEVHPFTVDNEKDMKKLLSWGVDGMFTNYPDRLQSILDLKNHK
- a CDS encoding DUF4269 domain-containing protein, which codes for MFTSITYLQSGNDKQQKVYDVMNKLNIMEDLALYSPVLCGTIPIRIDTLHSDLDIVMEVHNYDFFEQEIRSLYGSYEGFEMKKKNFKNILTIKVNFQFEGFEFELFGQPRPVRNQNAYKHMIVEHMLLMQHPHIRKKIIQLKEQGIKTEPAFTQVLKIDGDPYEELILLGQEMRLW
- a CDS encoding PLP-dependent aminotransferase family protein; translated protein: MSTNKKLPKYRQIIDYMTEKIENGEWPIGSKIPSQRQLAKLFHVNRSTIITALEELMADGLIQGKVGAGTIVMNNTWSLLATNPPPDWSEYVKAGIHKPSKVMVREINEAEANKKFIHLSKGELAPHLFPLETMQFIMRNVCEELDYFGYEEQKGYFPLREAISNYVKSFGINTSPSSILIVSGALQALQLIAIGLLHRESTVLLEQPSYLYSLHVFQSANIHLSGIHMDQHGIVPNDLLRRINYSQKKNILYSIPCFQNPTGVLMSKERREEILKICEKEQLPIIEDDIYRELWIDELPPPPLKSMDKHGHVLYIGSLSKTLSPGLRIGWIIGPEPVIDRLSDIKMQTDYGSSSLSQRVAAEWLSKGFYEEHVANVRIHLKERRRMMVQALDKYCADIATWDIPSGGFFIWLTVVPNIPMKKLFSEALSKGVLLNPGRIYEEESDQCIRLSYGYASTEQIAQGIYILSNLIRKLMA